The following proteins are co-located in the Triticum aestivum cultivar Chinese Spring chromosome 1A, IWGSC CS RefSeq v2.1, whole genome shotgun sequence genome:
- the LOC123045925 gene encoding auxin response factor 22, whose product MKEVGEERCLDPQLWHACAGGMVQMPLPRSRVYYFPQGHAEHANSGGGSAAAELAAAVGPRPLPALVLCCVAGVRFLADPETDEVFAKIRLVPVGPGEAGFREPEGLGGDPAEAREKLASFAKTLTQSDANNGGGFSVPRYCAETIFPKLDYRADPPVQTVLAKDVHGEVWKFRHIYRGTPRRHLLTTGWSTFVNQKKLVAGDSIVFLRTEHGELCVGIRRAKRVTCGGMECISGWNAPGYGGFSAFLKDEENKMMNGGPAGYVKGRGKVKIADVVEAATLAANSQPFEVVYYPRASTPEFVVKAAAMQAAMRIHWCPGMRFKMAFETEDSSRISWFMGTISSVQVADPLRWPNSPWRLLQVTWDEPDLLQNVKCVSPWLVELVSSIPPIHLGPFSPPRKKLRVPQHPDFPLDGHLFNPIFHGNPLGPSNSPLCCYSDNNSPAGIQGARHAQFGLPLTDHQLNKLHLGLFHGGGFNRLDALTPSSRISKGFVLSSAPAHDSVSCLLTIGTPQSTEKSVDRKTPHIMLFGKAILTEQQMTSSGSRETLSSGATGNSSPISTALKAGNASDGSGSSICIGFSSQGHEASDLGLEAGHCKVFMESEDVGRTIDLSVFGSYDELYGRLADMFGIEKEEIISHLRYRDTAGAVMHTGGLPFSDFMKVARRLTIISGEKGGLAKPLIECMVQRV is encoded by the exons ATGAAGGAGGTGGGCGAGGAGAGGTGCCTGGACCCGCAGCTGTGGCACGCCTGCGCGGGCGGCATGGTGCAGATGCCGCTGCCGCGCTCGCGCGTCTACTACTTCCCGCAGGGGCACGCCGAGCACGCcaacagcggcggcggcagcgcggccgccgagctcgcggcggcggtcggGCCGCGTCCGCTGCCCGCGCTCGTGCTCTGCTGCGTGGCAGGGGTGCGCTTCCTGGCTGATCCGGAGACGGACGAGGTGTTCGCCAAGATCCGGCTGGTGCCCGTCGGCCCCGGCGAGGCGGGGTTCCGGGAGCCGGAGGGGCTCGGGGGCGACCCGGCGGAGGCGCGCGAGAAGCTGGCCTCCTTCGCCAAGACGCTGACGCAGTCCGACGCCAACAACGGCGGCGGCTTCTCGGTGCCGCGCTACTGCGCGGAGACCATCTTCCCCAAGCTTGACTACAGGGCTGACCCGCCGGTGCAGACGGTGCTCGCCAAGGACGTGCACGGGGAGGTGTGGAAGTTCCGCCACATCTACCGGGGCACGCCGCGCCGGCATTTGCTCACCACGGGCTGGAGCACCTTCGTGAACCAGAAGAAGCTCGTCGCGGGGGACTCCATCGTCTTCCTGCGCACCGAGCACGGGGAGCTCTGCGTCGGGATACGCCGGGCCAAGCGGGTCACCTGCGGGGGCATGGAGTGCATATCCGGCTGGAACGCGCCAGGGTACGGGGGGTTCTCGGCCTTCCTCAAGGACGAGGAGAACAAGATGATGAATGGTGGCCCCGCCGGTTACGTCAAGGGCAGGGGGAAGGTCAAGATCGCCGATGTCGTGGAGGCGGCCACCCTCGCGGCCAACAGCCAGCCATTTGAGGTGGTCTACTACCCGAGAGCTAGCACGCCGGAGTTTGTTGTCAAGGCCGCGGCGATGCAGGCCGCCATGAGGATCCACTGGTGCCCTGGCATGAGGTTCAAGATGGCCTTTGAGACCGAGGATTCCTCAAGAATCAGCTGGTTTATGGGGACCATATCTTCGGTTCAGGTTGCCGATCCACTCAGATGGCCGAATTCACCATGGAGACTTCTTCAG GTCACATGGGATGAGCCAGACTTGTTACAAAATGTGAAATGCGTGAGCCCATGGCTTGTGGAACTTGTATCAAGCATTCCACCAATCCATTTGGGACCATTTTCTCCACCACGAAAGAAGTTACGGGTTCCCCAACATCCTGATTTTCCATTGGATGGTCATCTGTTTAATCCAATTTTCCATGGGAACCCACTTGGTCCTAGCAACAGCCCCCTATGCTGTTACTCGGACAACAACTCTCCTGCAGGCATACAGGGAGCCAGGCATGCTCAATTTGGTTTACCATTAACAGACCATCAGCTTAATAAGCTGCACCTTGGTCTGTTCCACGGCGGCGGTTTTAACCGGCTTGACGCTCTAACCCCGTCTTCCCGGATATCTAAGGGCTTTGTGCTCAGCAGCGCACCAGCCCATGACAGCGTCTCTTGCTTGTTGACAATCGGTACACCACAGAGCACAGAAAAATCTGTTGACAGAAAGACACCACATATAATGTTGTTTGGAAAGGCCATTCTTACCGAGCAGCAGATGACTTCAAGTGGATCAAGAGAGACACTCTCCTCTGGGGCTACTGGAAATAGTTCACCTATCAGTACTGCGCTCAAGGCAGGAAATGCATCCGATGGTTCCGGTTCATCAATCTGCATCGGATTCTCATCCCAGGGTCATGAGGCTTCTGATCTTGGACTGGAAGCTGGGCACTGCAAGGTATTTATGGAATCGGAGGATGTTGGTCGCACCATCGACTTGTCTGTCTTCGGGTCATATGACGAGTTGTATGGCCGTCTGGCTGACATGTTTGGCATCGAGAAAGAagaaatcataagccatctccgtTACCGTGACACGGCTGGTGCTGTCATGCACACTGGTGGATTACCGTTCAG CGACTTCATGAAAGTGGCACGGAGGCTGACGATAATAAGTGGCGAAAAGGGAGGACTGGCGAAACCTCTCATCGAATGCATGGTTCAGCGGGTGTGA